The proteins below come from a single Corynebacterium glyciniphilum AJ 3170 genomic window:
- a CDS encoding helix-turn-helix domain-containing protein: MELTTHEAAARLGVSQARVRALINSGGLTARRVGTLWLIDAASIEHQRGLTTAGATSRAMSPRVAWAAADLADGGAAAWLSATERSRLRRRLSSTTEVDVVRRWTSRRANSTHRYKVGPRDLTALLTDRRVTRTGISAVESYRLGLGTGGDADIYVSSEDLEQLVRGYVLLPTGRGNLTVRVDDVGLYRAATRTIEGRLVVPRLIAGADLADDTDARTRSAGRRLLTEVLTGQGWERRTRR; this comes from the coding sequence ATGGAGCTGACCACCCATGAGGCCGCGGCACGTCTCGGTGTCTCCCAGGCTCGAGTCCGGGCCTTGATCAACTCCGGCGGGCTCACCGCCCGCCGTGTCGGCACCCTGTGGCTCATCGACGCCGCCAGCATCGAGCACCAACGCGGCCTCACCACCGCCGGAGCCACCAGCCGGGCGATGTCGCCGCGGGTCGCCTGGGCGGCCGCGGACCTCGCCGACGGCGGGGCCGCGGCCTGGCTCAGTGCCACGGAGCGCTCCCGACTGCGCCGCCGACTCTCGTCGACCACCGAGGTGGATGTTGTCCGTCGGTGGACGAGCAGACGCGCCAACAGCACCCACCGCTACAAAGTAGGGCCACGGGACCTGACTGCCTTACTCACCGACCGCAGGGTCACGCGTACCGGGATCAGCGCGGTGGAAAGCTACCGCCTCGGACTCGGCACCGGAGGTGACGCGGACATCTACGTCAGCAGTGAGGACCTCGAGCAGCTCGTCAGAGGGTACGTCCTGCTCCCTACCGGCCGAGGCAACCTGACGGTGCGTGTGGATGATGTCGGTCTCTATCGTGCTGCTACCCGCACGATCGAAGGGCGACTCGTGGTGCCCCGCCTGATCGCCGGCGCCGACCTCGCCGACGACACCGACGCTCGGACCCGCAGCGCCGGACGCCGACTACTCACGGAGGTTCTTACCGGGCAAGGATGGGAGAGACGAACTCGACGGTGA